GCGCTCAAGGACAAGGGCATCCTGATCTAGCTCCCTGCCGTGGGCCCCTGGCACGACGTTCGGATGGCGCCGCACAGGCACGTGTACGCACTGCCCGCGTCTATGCGACAACGATCCGGCCGAGCTGGTCCACAACGAGCTGGCCGAGCTGGTCCGCTCTGCGGTTGTCGCATAGAGGCGGGCACCAACGGTGTGCGGTCAAGAACGCCCGGCTCTAGCCGAAGTCCCCCGCGTCACGGCGCAGATGAGTCAGTACCGACACCAGCGTGCGGGTGCGTGACGGCGAGAGTCCGATCTGTGCGAACACCTTGGCGTTCAGATCGGCGGTCGCCACCGCACCGAGATCACGCCCGGCGTCGGTGATCTCGACCAGCGTGCCGCGACCGTCGGCAGGGTTGGGCACCCGGCGCACCAGCCCCGCCTCCTCCAGGCGATCCACCGTGTTGGTCACCGAGGTGGGGTGGACTTGAAGGCGTGCACTGGCTTTGGCCATCGGCATGGAGCCCGATCGGCTGAAGGACAGCAGCATCAACATCTCGTACCGGGAGAAAGTCAGACCATGCGGGCGCAGTACATCCTCGACACGCGCCAGCATGATCTGGTGGGCCCGCATCACCGACGTGACGGCGGCCATCCCGTCGGCGACATCACCCCAGCCGTTTTCTACCCAGTGGCGATGGGCATCGTCGACGGGATCGAACGGCAGGGTCATGGGCTCAGCGGTGAATGAAGTTGGCGGGGCGCTTCTCGACGAACGCGGCCATACCCTCGGACTGGTCAGCGGTGCCGAACGCCGAGTGGAAGATCCTGCGCTCGAACAGCAATCCCTCGGCCAGGCTGGACTCGAAGGCGCGATTGACGGCTTCCTTGGCCATCATCGAGGCCGACAGCGACATCTCGGAGATGGTCTTGGCGACAGCCTTGGCTTCGTCGAGCAGGCTCTCGGTGGCCACCACCCGCGAGACCAGGCCACTGCGCTCTGCCTCGGCGGCGTCCATGTTGCGGCCGGTGAGGATCATGTCCATGGCCTTCGCCTTGCCGATGGCGCGGGTGAGCCGCTGAGACCCGCCCATGCCCGGCAGCACGCCCAGCTTGATCTCGGGCTGCCCGAACTTGGCGTTGTCGGCGGCGATGATCAGGTCGCACATCATGGCCAGCTCACAGCCGCCGCCGAGGGCGTATCCGCTCACCGCGGCGATCGTCGGCGTGCGTACGGCGCCCAGCTTGCCCCAGGCGGCGAAGAAGTCGGATCCGAACATGTCGCTGAACGACTGCTCGGACATCTCCTTGATGTCCGCGCCCGCGGCGAAGGCCTTCTCGCTGCCGGTGATGATGATCGCGCCGACGCCGTGGTCGGCGTCGAATTCGGCTGCGGCGGTGGTTACCTCGTGCATCACCTGCGAGTTCAGCGCGTTGAGCGCCTTGGGTCGGTTCAGGGTGATGACGGCAACGCGGTCGATGCGCTCGGTGAGGATGGTTTCGAAGGTCATGACGCTCCTTGGATTCGCGAGAAGATCGCCGAGAAGTCTAGGCCGGAGCCTCCGGTGGAATTGAAGTCGTCGTAGATGTGCGCGGCGGCCAGGCCCAACTGGGCGTCAACCCCGTTGGCGCGCACCGCATTAGCCGCCAGTCCGAGGTCCTTGGCCATCAGTGCAACGGCGAAGCCCGGCGTGTAGTCGCGATTGGCGGGGCTGGTGGGCACCGGTCCGGGCACGGGACAGTTCGACGTGAGTGCCCAACACTGACCCGAGGCATTGGCCGCGACATCGAACAGGGCCTGGTGAGACAGACCGAGCTTCTCGCCCAGCACGAAGGCTTCGCTGATCGCGATCATCGATACGCCCAGGATCATGTTGTTGCAGATCTTCGCGGCCTGCCCCACACCGGGACCGCCGCAGTGCACCACGCGCTTGCCCATGACCTCCAGAATCGGTTCCGCGGCGGCGAATACGGCGTCGTCGGCACCCACCATGAACGTCAGGGTGGCCGCGGTGGCACCGGGTACGCCGCCGGACACCGGGGCATCGGCGAAGCGGTGTCCGGCCGTGGTGGCCGCCTCGTGCGCGGCGCGGGCATCGGCCACGTCGACGGTCGAGGAGTCGATGAACAGTGTGCCCGGACGCGCCGCGGGCAACAGGTCCTGATAGGCCGCGAGTACATGCTCACCTTTGGGCAGCATGGTGATCACCACGTCGGCCGTGGCGGCGGCCGCCGCGCCGGACTCCGCCAGGGGCACCCCCGCCTCGGTGGCGGCGCCGCGTGCCTGCTCGGACAGGTCGAAGGCGGCCACGGTGTGTCCGGCCTTGGTCAGGTTGACCGCCATGGGTAATCCCATGTGGCCCAACCCGATAAAGGCAACGTTGGTCATGACCACTCCAAATCGTCGCTGACCGGTTGGAAGAAGGCCTCGACATCGGCCTCGGTGACGGCGGCGAGTGTCTTGGGATCCCACTGTGGGTTGCGGTCCTTGTCGACCAGCTGCGCCCTGATGCCCTCGACGAGGTCGTGCGAGCGCACCGATTGGCTGGACACCCGGTACTCCTGCGTGAGAACCGCTTCCAGTGAGGGCAACTCGCGGGCGCGCCGCACCGCCGCGAGCGTCACCGACAGGGCGATGGGGGAGCGGGTCAGTATCTGGTCGGCGGCGGCACGTGCTCGCTCGTCGCCGTGGGACTGCAGCGCGGCCACGATGTCGGCGACGGAATCCCCGGCGTAGCAGGCGTCGATCCAGCTCCGTTGTGTCAGAAGGTCGCTCGATGGGGCAATCGCGCCATGGACCGCGAGTGCGGTGGCAATATCGCTGTCGATGATGGCCTTGGTGAACTTCTCCAGCCGGTCATGCGGCACGTAGTGGTCGGCGAATCCCATCGCGATGGCGTCGGCACCGGAGAACGGAGCACCGGTGAGCGCGGCGTGCAGGCCGAGCTCACCCGGGGCGCGGGAAAGCAGGTAGGTGCCGCCTACGTCCGGGATGAATCCGATCCCGACCTCGGGCATACCGACCTTGGAGGTGTCCGTCACGATGCGGGTGTTGGCATGTCCGGCCACACCGACACCGCCACCCATCACGATGCCGTCCATCAGCGCGACATACGGTTTCGAGAATCGGCCGACCTGGGCGTTGAGCTGGTACTCCTCGCGGAAGAACCGGCGGGCGATGACGCCGTCGATCTTGGCGCTGTTGTGGATCTCCACCACGTCGCCGCCGGCACATAGACCGCGTTCCCCGGCGCCCGAGAGCACCACGGCGCGCACCGCGTCGTCGGCCTCCCATTCGGACAGGGCCGCGGACATCGCGGTGATCATGTCGTTGGTCAATGAGTTGATGGCCTTGGGGCGGTTGAGTGTCAGCAGGCCGACACCCTTCTCGACCCGGGTCTGGATCTGATCCGTCACGCGGGAAGCCCTTCTTGGATAAGCTTGCGGGACACGATGACTCGCATGATCTCGTTGGTTCCTTCCAGGATCTGGTGCACCCGTAGGTCGCGCACGATCTTCTCGATGCCGTACTCGGCCAGGTAGCCGTAGCCGCCGTGTAGCTGCAATGCCTCGTTGGCCACCGTGAAACCTACGTCAGTGGCAATGCGTTTGGCCATGGCACACAGCTCCGCCGCGCGCGGATCGCCCTCATGCACCGCGGAGGCCGCACGCCAGACCATGGTGCGGGCGGCCTCGAGCTCGGTGGCCATATCCGCAAGCCGGAATTGCAGTGCCTGGAACTTGATCAGCTCGTCACCGAACGCCTTGCGCGTGCGTAGGTACTCGATCGACTTCTCCAGCGCCGCGCGGGCACCACCGAGCGAACACGACGCGATGTTGAGCCGGCCGCCGTTGAGGCCGCGCATCGCGATGGTGAACCCGATGCCCTCCTCGCCGATTCGGTTGGTCACCGGAACCCGAGCATCCTCGAAGATGACCTGCGCGGTCGGCTGCGCATGCCAGCCCATCTTGCGTTCGGGCGGCCCGAAGGACAGCCCGGGGGTGTCCTTGGGAACCACGATGGTGGAGATGCCCCGCGGTCCGGGGCCGCCGGTGCGCGCCATCACGACGTACAGGTCCGCGGCCCCGGCGCCGGAGATGAACTGCTTGACGCCGTTGAGCACGTACTCGTCGCCATCGCGCACCGCACTGGTCCGCAAAGCCGATGCGTCACTGCCACATTCGGGCTCGGTCAGGCAGTAGGCCCCGATGGTCTCCATGGTGCACATCGAGGGCAGCCAGTGTTGGCGCTGCTCCTCGTCGCCGAACTCGTCGATCATCCATGCGGCCATGTTGTGGATGGAGATGAATGCCGAGACGGCCGAGCATCCGGTGGCCATCGCCTCGAAGATCAGGGAGGCGTCCAGACGGGTCAGTCCGGAGCCGCCGACATCGGGGTTGATGTAGATGCCACCCATGCCCAAGGCCGCGGCCTTGGGAAACACCTCGACCGGGAAGTACTTGTCGCGGTCCCAGTCCAGGGCGTGGGGCGCTATGTGGATATCGGCGAACTCCCGTGCCGTATTCCAGATCTCGCGCTGTTCGTCGGTCAGATTGAACATGGACAGCCCGCTCAGTCCATGGTCGGAATCACAAAGGAGGCGCCTTCCTTGATGCCCGAAGGCCAGCGCTGGGTCACCGTCTTGGTCTTGGTGTAGAACCGGATGGAGTCGGGTCCGTGCTGGTTGAGGTCGCCGAATCCGGACCGCTTCCAACCGCCAAAGGTGTGGTACGCCACGGGAACCGGGATCGGGACGTTCACGCCGACCATTCCGGTGTTGACCTTGGCGCAGAAGTCGCGCGCGGTGTCGCCGTCACGGGTGAAGATCGCGACGCCGTTTCCGAACTCGTGCTCGGACGGCAGCCGCACCGCCTCGTCGTAGTCCTTGGCGCGAACCACCGACACCACTGGTCCGAAGATCTCTTCCTTGTAGATGCGCATCTCGGGCGTGACGTGGTCGAAAAGCGATGCGCCGATGAAGAACCCGTCTTCGTGCCCGTCGACCTTGAGGTCGCGGCCGTCCAGGACCAGCTCGGCTCCCTCGGCGATTCCGACGTCGATGTAGTCACGCACGCGCTTGAGGGCGTCGGCTCCGACCAACGGGCCGAAGTCGACACCGTCGTCCAGGGATGCTCCGACCACTAGCTCGCGGGCCCGCTTGGTCAGGCCGTCCACGAGCCGTTCGGCGGTGGATTCACCGACGGGAACCGCGACAGAGATCGCCATACAGCGCTCACCGGCGGAGCCGTATCCGGCACCAATCAACGCATCGATGGCCTGGTCGATGTCGGCGTCCGGCATGATGATCATGTGGTTCTTGGCCCCGCCAAAGCATTGGGCGCGTTTGCCGTTCGCGGTTGCGGTCTCGTAGATGTACTGCGCGATCGGCGTCGAGCCGACGAATCCGACCGCGGCGATACGCGGATCGTGCAGCAGTGCATCCACGGCGGTCTTGTCTCCGTTGACCACGTTGAAGACGCCCGGAGGCAGACCCGCCTCCAGGAACAGCTCGGCCAGGCGTAGAGGCACCGACGGGTCGCGCTCGGACGGCTTGAGGACGAAGGCGTTTCCACACGCCAGCGCCGGGCCGGCCTTCCACAGCGGAATCATCGCCGGGAAGTTGAACGGGGTGATGCCCGCGACCACGCCGAGGGGTTGGCGGATGGAGTACACGTCGATGCCCGTACCCGCGCCGCTGGTGCATTCGCCCTTGATGAGGTGGGGGATGCCGGTGGCGAATTCGCAGACCTCAAGCCCGCGCTCGATGTCACCCTTGGCGTCGGCGAGGGTCTTGCCGTGCTCCTGGGACAGCATCGCGGCCAGGTCGTCGATCTCGGCGCGGACCAAGTCGACGAACTTGGCGAGCACACGAGCGCGTTGCTGAGGGTTGCGGGCGGCCCAGCCGGGCTGCGCTTCCGCCGCGTTTGCGATGACCGCCTCGACTTCGGAAACGTCCGCCAGCGGCACCTGTCGTACCGGCTTGCCCTGCGTGGGGTCGAAGACATCGGCGAAGCGGCCGGAGGTGCCGGAAACGCGCTTGCCGGCCACGAAATGTGTTAATTGCGGTAACGAACTCATGGTGTAGCCCCTTGGGAAACGGTGTGGGAATCAGGGAGGTCGACGCTTCCGAATCTAGTTGGACATCCAGGTAATGTCTAGTAGGACTTCCAGGTAAAAACCCGAGTGTTCACAGTGATCTCACAGGGATTTGCCACGCCCAGGTAGGTCGGGCGGTAGTCTGGGCGTACCGCGTGGCCGGGCACCCGGAACTCTTGTCCTTGCCTGCGCGTTGAATCACCGAGACCGCATATCGCGGTACCGCACTTCCAGGAGAGGATCACGACGGTGCGAACCACCAGCAATCCCATTCTTCGGACGCTGCCCGGACGTGAGGGTGGCGGCTATGCGCAGTTCGGGGCAGGTGCGGCAGGAGCTGGGGCCATGGCGGCTCAGCAGATGCGGCAGGACCCGTACACCGCGTATCCCGAGGCGCAGGCCGGCGTATCCCGGCCGCTGACGATCGACGATGTGGTGACCAAGACGGGCATCACCCTCGGTGTGATCGTCGCGGTCGCCGCGGCGGCATTCTTCTTGATCAGCGCCAACACCGCGCTGGCCCTGCCTTTCCTTGCCGTCGGCGGCATCGGCGGCTTCATCATGGTGATGATCGCCAGCTTCGGACGTAAGCAGGACAACCCGGCCGTCGTGCTGAGCTACGCGGCGCTCGAGGGCCTCTTCGTCGGCGCCATCTCGTTTGTCATCCCGGCCAGCGTGGGTGTCGGCGGAGCCAGCGCGGGTGCGCTGATCGGCCAGGCGATCCTCGGCACCGTCGGTGTGTTCATCGGCATGCTGTTCGTGTACCGCTCCGGCGCCATCCGCGTGACGCCCAAGTTCCAGCGGATGTTGCTGGCCTCCCTGGTCGGCGTGCTGGTGCTGGCCATGGGCAACCTGGTGCTCGGTTTCTTCGGCATCGACATGGGTCTGCGCAGCGGTGGCCCGATCGCGATCATCTTCTCGCTGGTCTGCATCGGCATCGCCGCGTTCAGCTTCCTGGTCGACTTCGACGCCGCCGATCAGCTGGTGCGCGCCGGGGCGCCGGAGAAGGCCGCCTGGGGCATTGCCCTCGGCCTGGCCGTCACCCTGGTCTGGCTCTACGTCGAGATCCTGCGACTGCTGAGCTACTTCCAGAACGACTAGCGCTAAGCATCACAAAGGGGCGTCCCGCGCAGGGGCGCCCCTTTGTGATGCTTTCAGCCGGAAACGCGGACCCGGCTCGCGGCCTCGGCGGCGTTGCGGCGCGCGGCATTCACATCTTCGTCGCGTGCCAGTGCCACGCCCATGCGGCGGGTGACAAAGCTTTCCGGCTTACCGAACAACCGCAGATCCGTCCGCGGGACCCGCAGGGCCTCCTCGACACCGTCGAACACCACACCCTGAGCATCGACTCCGCCATAGATCACGGCGCTCGCCCCCGGGGACTTCAATGTCGTGTCGACGGGCAGGCCGAGGATGGCGCGGGCGTGCAACTCGAACTCGTTCTGCCATTGCGTGGTCATGGTGACCATGCCGGTGTCGTGCGGGCGCGGGCTCACCTCGCTGAAGTACACCTGATCGCCCTTGACGAACAATTCGACACCGAAAATTCCCTGCCCGCCCAGGTTTTCGGTGACCGCCCGGGCGATGTGCTCGGCACTGCGCAGGGCGGCGTCCGACATCGGATGAGGCTGCCAGCTCTCGACGTAGTCGCCGTTGGCCTGCCGGTGCCCGATCGGCGCGCAGAAGTTCGTCTCGACCTGCCCACCCGTGCCCAGTGCGCGGACCGTCAAAAGGGTTATCTCGTAGTCGAAGTCGACGAATCCCTCGACGATCACCCGGTTGTTGCTCACCCGGCTGCCCGCCATCGCGTAGTCCCAGGCGTTCTGCACGTCGGCCGGTCCGTCCAGCCTGCTCTGCCCCTTGCCGGAGCTGCTCATCAGTGGCTTGACCACGCAGGGGTATCCGATGCCCCCGGATTCCGGGTCGATCGCGGCCCGGAGCTCGTCGAGCGAATCGCAGAATTTGTAAGGGCTGGTGGGCAATCCGAGTGTCTCGGCCGCCAGGCGGCGAATGCCTTCGCGGTCCATCGTCAGCCGCGCCGCGCGCGCGGTCGGGATCACGCGCACCACGCCCTCGGCCTCCAGCGCCTCCAGGGTGGCGGTGGCGATCGCCTCGATCTCGGGGACCACCAGGTCGGGCTTCTCGGCTTCGATGAGGGCGCGCAACTGCTCGGGATCGGTCATCGAGATGACGCGCGCATGGTGGGCGATTTGGTGGCCGGGCGCGTTCTCGTAGCGATCGACGGCAATGGTCTCGACGCCCAGGCGCTGCAGGGCGATCAGTACCTCGCGGCCGAGTTCGCCGGCCCCGAGCAGCATGACTCGGGTGGCGCACGGTGACAGGGGAGTTCCGATAGTGGTCATCGCGACGGAATTCTAGTGAGCCCGGTGGCACAAACGCCGACACGCCGTGTTGTGGCGGGAACGTGCGATACGAACCCGCCGCAACACGGCGTGTCGACGAGAAGGGGGAACTAGGAGAGCCGCTCGATGACCATCGCCATACCCTGGCCGCCGCCGACA
The nucleotide sequence above comes from Mycobacteroides saopaulense. Encoded proteins:
- a CDS encoding MarR family winged helix-turn-helix transcriptional regulator; its protein translation is MTLPFDPVDDAHRHWVENGWGDVADGMAAVTSVMRAHQIMLARVEDVLRPHGLTFSRYEMLMLLSFSRSGSMPMAKASARLQVHPTSVTNTVDRLEEAGLVRRVPNPADGRGTLVEITDAGRDLGAVATADLNAKVFAQIGLSPSRTRTLVSVLTHLRRDAGDFG
- the purT gene encoding formate-dependent phosphoribosylglycinamide formyltransferase, which codes for MTTIGTPLSPCATRVMLLGAGELGREVLIALQRLGVETIAVDRYENAPGHQIAHHARVISMTDPEQLRALIEAEKPDLVVPEIEAIATATLEALEAEGVVRVIPTARAARLTMDREGIRRLAAETLGLPTSPYKFCDSLDELRAAIDPESGGIGYPCVVKPLMSSSGKGQSRLDGPADVQNAWDYAMAGSRVSNNRVIVEGFVDFDYEITLLTVRALGTGGQVETNFCAPIGHRQANGDYVESWQPHPMSDAALRSAEHIARAVTENLGGQGIFGVELFVKGDQVYFSEVSPRPHDTGMVTMTTQWQNEFELHARAILGLPVDTTLKSPGASAVIYGGVDAQGVVFDGVEEALRVPRTDLRLFGKPESFVTRRMGVALARDEDVNAARRNAAEAASRVRVSG
- the mmsB gene encoding 3-hydroxyisobutyrate dehydrogenase, with the protein product MTNVAFIGLGHMGLPMAVNLTKAGHTVAAFDLSEQARGAATEAGVPLAESGAAAAATADVVITMLPKGEHVLAAYQDLLPAARPGTLFIDSSTVDVADARAAHEAATTAGHRFADAPVSGGVPGATAATLTFMVGADDAVFAAAEPILEVMGKRVVHCGGPGVGQAAKICNNMILGVSMIAISEAFVLGEKLGLSHQALFDVAANASGQCWALTSNCPVPGPVPTSPANRDYTPGFAVALMAKDLGLAANAVRANGVDAQLGLAAAHIYDDFNSTGGSGLDFSAIFSRIQGAS
- a CDS encoding enoyl-CoA hydratase — its product is MTFETILTERIDRVAVITLNRPKALNALNSQVMHEVTTAAAEFDADHGVGAIIITGSEKAFAAGADIKEMSEQSFSDMFGSDFFAAWGKLGAVRTPTIAAVSGYALGGGCELAMMCDLIIAADNAKFGQPEIKLGVLPGMGGSQRLTRAIGKAKAMDMILTGRNMDAAEAERSGLVSRVVATESLLDEAKAVAKTISEMSLSASMMAKEAVNRAFESSLAEGLLFERRIFHSAFGTADQSEGMAAFVEKRPANFIHR
- a CDS encoding enoyl-CoA hydratase/isomerase family protein, with product MTDQIQTRVEKGVGLLTLNRPKAINSLTNDMITAMSAALSEWEADDAVRAVVLSGAGERGLCAGGDVVEIHNSAKIDGVIARRFFREEYQLNAQVGRFSKPYVALMDGIVMGGGVGVAGHANTRIVTDTSKVGMPEVGIGFIPDVGGTYLLSRAPGELGLHAALTGAPFSGADAIAMGFADHYVPHDRLEKFTKAIIDSDIATALAVHGAIAPSSDLLTQRSWIDACYAGDSVADIVAALQSHGDERARAAADQILTRSPIALSVTLAAVRRARELPSLEAVLTQEYRVSSQSVRSHDLVEGIRAQLVDKDRNPQWDPKTLAAVTEADVEAFFQPVSDDLEWS
- a CDS encoding CoA-acylating methylmalonate-semialdehyde dehydrogenase, which codes for MSSLPQLTHFVAGKRVSGTSGRFADVFDPTQGKPVRQVPLADVSEVEAVIANAAEAQPGWAARNPQQRARVLAKFVDLVRAEIDDLAAMLSQEHGKTLADAKGDIERGLEVCEFATGIPHLIKGECTSGAGTGIDVYSIRQPLGVVAGITPFNFPAMIPLWKAGPALACGNAFVLKPSERDPSVPLRLAELFLEAGLPPGVFNVVNGDKTAVDALLHDPRIAAVGFVGSTPIAQYIYETATANGKRAQCFGGAKNHMIIMPDADIDQAIDALIGAGYGSAGERCMAISVAVPVGESTAERLVDGLTKRARELVVGASLDDGVDFGPLVGADALKRVRDYIDVGIAEGAELVLDGRDLKVDGHEDGFFIGASLFDHVTPEMRIYKEEIFGPVVSVVRAKDYDEAVRLPSEHEFGNGVAIFTRDGDTARDFCAKVNTGMVGVNVPIPVPVAYHTFGGWKRSGFGDLNQHGPDSIRFYTKTKTVTQRWPSGIKEGASFVIPTMD
- a CDS encoding isobutyryl-CoA dehydrogenase, producing the protein MFNLTDEQREIWNTAREFADIHIAPHALDWDRDKYFPVEVFPKAAALGMGGIYINPDVGGSGLTRLDASLIFEAMATGCSAVSAFISIHNMAAWMIDEFGDEEQRQHWLPSMCTMETIGAYCLTEPECGSDASALRTSAVRDGDEYVLNGVKQFISGAGAADLYVVMARTGGPGPRGISTIVVPKDTPGLSFGPPERKMGWHAQPTAQVIFEDARVPVTNRIGEEGIGFTIAMRGLNGGRLNIASCSLGGARAALEKSIEYLRTRKAFGDELIKFQALQFRLADMATELEAARTMVWRAASAVHEGDPRAAELCAMAKRIATDVGFTVANEALQLHGGYGYLAEYGIEKIVRDLRVHQILEGTNEIMRVIVSRKLIQEGLPA
- a CDS encoding Bax inhibitor-1/YccA family protein, producing MRTTSNPILRTLPGREGGGYAQFGAGAAGAGAMAAQQMRQDPYTAYPEAQAGVSRPLTIDDVVTKTGITLGVIVAVAAAAFFLISANTALALPFLAVGGIGGFIMVMIASFGRKQDNPAVVLSYAALEGLFVGAISFVIPASVGVGGASAGALIGQAILGTVGVFIGMLFVYRSGAIRVTPKFQRMLLASLVGVLVLAMGNLVLGFFGIDMGLRSGGPIAIIFSLVCIGIAAFSFLVDFDAADQLVRAGAPEKAAWGIALGLAVTLVWLYVEILRLLSYFQND